In Magallana gigas chromosome 1, xbMagGiga1.1, whole genome shotgun sequence, the sequence CATGTCACAGGATAAACCTCTGCCATTCAGTGAgctgaatgttaactgaatgatctggaaaggtgactgaatggcatagctatgccattcagtcacctttcagttaccgatcagtcacatttcagttaacTGAATGGCAGAAATTCATCCTGTGTGTGTTCTGTAGATTACTCATCACAGCATGAGAAATGTATCGGCAAAAATCTTTTACCTTagcattgattaaaaattaatcctTGACATGAATAACACTGGTGGTGtgataattattgaaatttattaaaaacctaaatttgaaataatcacATTGCTTTTAGTTCCACATACAAATCTTTATGAGTCCGCAATAAAGATTAATAATGTCCCATCCGTAGTCAATAATGCgagttaaggaaggagtcttttctggttttcgacttgtcaaacgtaaatttgattaatagttcattaaatcaagatgaaaggaaattaaaatagtatatttttatttcttttttactatcatacaacttggcatagaaaaatgtaatcaatgttaaGAATGGAACAagaactatatttttggcgtaatattggcgtaggaaaatatcacatgttgcgcaattcagaactgctgcagattatatatatataatgagtctgttttagcattttaaaaacaataacaataatcttggatttttttttactaacgtgaactaataatatgatacttgggtttcagaatatgtttttaaaataggatttgcctatcaaacaacatttttataagctttttaaagcgcccattctatacattgatttttgtgaaaaaatcactaaagtcagtttttctctctaatgaaacggtcaatatattagcttttctgtcaatttatatctttatataaagtcttcataatacataaaaattagaaatattttattattggaagcataataaaataatcaaaatttcttcaaaatttaagaaaattagaggaaatgcgggctaagcaatatcaattttagtataaatatttattccaatttagtagtataagctgatagacactctcatggtctatgatttcattgaaaatttgaatcttcaaatcttaaacaaatgtcaacagaactataaagagctacacttatttttatcactctttacgttgaggaaaaaggtagtgaccttgacctgacctttatccgaaaacagaaaggtcaaatttaattaaactgatagaattaTTAAGTAattgatccgtttgactgtgtcaaaatttcatgcatttcttattataagaagtatgtttgataatgaaaagactccttccttaattcATATGCAATACTTCCTATTTTATTAATACCGATTATGATCTTGGTGATGTTTGATCTCTCCCAACAATTCctgtgtcaaaatttaaatcaaGCTAGCTAATTGTCTGTCCTTCCATTTGTGTGAGCTACTTTACTTTGCACATTCCACTAGCCACCATAGTTTTGTATGTGATGCACGAACAACACAAGCAATGCTGACATTCTTCAATCTTCAGTCTCTCGAACCTGACTTATCACAAAGTCATCAAAATGTGGGTCACTGTCCTAAGAACTTTGTAATAAACTCGTTCTTGTTTTTATCAATAGGAACTTCATTAAAATCCCAACTCAGTGTCAAAAGCTAATGAAATGTTTCTCCATGACTTTTATTTACTTCCAGAGCTAAACTATACATTTCTCCAAGCTTATTGTGATGTTCTGCCATTTCCCTCCTTTTTCACTCTGGTTCCTATAGTTCCAACCACACGATGATTAATATGGGGTAATTAAGGggtatttgaatatatgtttgcTTGTAAAAGCTTTATAAATGTTGTATTTGAGTTCTCAACAACCAGTTGTTAATTAGTGTTCATATTTTCTTCTCACATCCTAATACCGATCTACTGGGGTTTTATTCAGTTGAATGAAAAATATCCCAAAAGAACCTCTGACTATTCTTTGTTAGCTTTATCATTTTGTCGGGGGAACTGCTAAATGTTACTTGGATCAAGTTTCATGCTTGAAATCATTATTGTTTCAGGGATGCcgaattgaaattttatcatctttacacatatgttacaacataggtaaaattaaaacatttatcaaaatccctctttgtaaaaatttatacaGCCCCTCTTAATAGATTGGGTTTTCCCCAGTGTATAAACAAAGTGGACTGAGTCGCATGCAATGATAACTCTTATCAGCATCACCGACAGTGATGTAAGTAGCCCCGCCTTTTTGGCCTTATAGGCTTAATTGTCTACCAGGTGGCAGAAAATCTACGTCGACCCCGGACACTAATAGAGTTTTTACTGTCTTTGGAAATAACACATTAACACAGGGAAGGgtacattgaaaatatataagcaaTGAAGGAAAGCAATCGGAGgcaaatcaaattcaaaatgaaatcagaATGTTAATATTTCTAACAAAGTATTACGAAAATAAGGGTAAAAATCATTTTAGTATGAACAGATAAGgttaatgtaaaaattaaaacaacagtattcaatttcaaattttaactgAATTTCAGAGAAAACAAAATGccattgaaaaaatgaattggCCCTACTTTTAAACTTAAGCGTAGAATTTATGTTCAAGACATGAATTCAGTAGCTTAACAGGTTATTCTCATATAGATGTGGTTAAAATAGTTTacgaattttaaagaaaactatttGCAATTTTTGAGGCGCTACCAATACTTTCAAACGAATTGCAAGTCCCACTTAAAAtgtcatatatatttatcacattCATGTTTAGATCAATATACGGTGGTATCacacatgtaataaatttttgatattacacTGTATTCGTACCCaacgtgacgtcataattgaacATTACGTTGGTTTAGGCTGTTGATTGACGAAGAATGAAaaagtcaaaaataaaattcagttgaTGTGTGGAGTTGTAAATGTAAAGCATTTAATGCTGCATTTTCATGagttcataaaaatatttttataaatgaaatgtttgttaaaattgttgatgTCTTGCAGTAAATATGTTTTGCGGCTcacatttataatatttacagaACAAAATGACGATTAACCAAATACgtggtaaaacatgtgattaAAAGAATCTCATGTTTTGCAATCGTAAATTATTGTTATCCAACTCTTTGTGGGTTTTCTATACCCTCGCCAAGCCTGAACCCACCTTTATCCTTTaaaggtccgtgttgctctgctttgaatttttgtttcgCTATATGGATGTTTGAGATGGTTTGCTGTTTGTAATTGTCATTTTgcaccttttaaaaaatgtttgaaattgtgCATACCAAGAATTTGCTTAAGAAGAGAAAACAAGTTGACggattaaaaaattataaaatcataatatattatactaTTTTGAAATCAgaaataatatcataaaaatctcGGTGTTTGTGTATATTGTATTACCGTTTAAAATTCCCAAATATAATATTTGGCTGAACTTAAATTAGTATCAATGCAGAAGGTAAATTTGTTTGTAGCTTTCGTCAATCTCTTTTAGCTGAATTTTACttgtcttaaaaaaatcattctaatcctacaaatttacatattattatTCACTGAAATGTTTTGGGACATTGTTAGTTATGACATCAgccctaaaaataaaataaaatttaaagttattaataaattaatagttGAATTTTTAGATGAATAGTTCCTATGTTTCTTTATTAATGGAGTAGTAATATCCCTTACTTATGACGATTGCTCCTTTAAGTTTAGTTAATGTGACTGACACCATATTGTTCCTTTTAATTAAGTTAATGTGACTGACACCAAATTGCTCCTAAATGTTAGTTATTGTGACTGATACCATATTGCTCCTTAAAGTTTAGTTAATGTGGGTGATACCAAATTGCTCCTTAAAGTTTAGTTATTGTCATTGACACCATATTGCTCCTTCAAGTATAGTAAATGTTACTGACACCATATTGCTCCTTAAAGTTTAGTTAATGTGTGTGACACTACATTGCTACTTAAAGTTTAGTTAATGTGACTGACACCATATTGCTCCTGACACCATGCTGCTCCTTCAAGTATCGTTAATGTGACTGACACCATACTGTTCCTTAAAGATTAGTTATTGTGACTGACACTATATTGCTCCTAAAGTTTAGTTATTGTCACTGACACCATATTGCTCGTTAGATTTCAGTTAATGTGACTGACACTATATTGCTCCTTAAAGTATAGTTAATTTGACTGACACAATATTACTCCTTAAATATTAGTTATTGTGACTGACACCATATTGCTCCTGAAACAAGTGTGCTCCTTACACCATATTGCTTCTAAAACCATACTGCTCCTTAAAGGATAGTTAATGTGACTGACACCATATTGCTCCTTAAAGTTTAGTTAATGTGACTGACATCATATTGCTCGTTAAATTTTAGTTAATGTGACTGACACCATATCGCTCCTTAAAGTTTAGTTAATGTGACTGACAACATATTGCTCCTTAAGTTTAGTTAATGTGACTAACACTTTATTGCTCCTAAAAGTTTAGTTAATGTGACTGACACTTTATTGCTCCTTAACGTTTAGTTAATGTGACTGACACTTTATTGCTTCTTAAAGTTTAGTTAATGTGACTGACACTTTATTGCTCCTTAAAGTTTAGTTAATGTGACTGACACTTTATTGCTCCTTAAAGTTTAGTTAATGTGACTGACACTTTATTGCTCCTTAAAGTTTAGTTTATGTGACTGACACTTTATTGCTCCTTAAAGTTTAATTAATGTGATTGACACCACATTTCTCTATAAAGTTTAGTTATTGTGACTGACACCATATTATGACCTAATCTGTGATTTAAGGCAAAACAGAACGTTTATCATATGATTTGTATTGATCACATGACAGTTATGATAGAATGTAAAGTGATAGGGTAGTAAACGTTGTGTACGTCAAGTAGATTGAATCCTTCATATAATCTATATAGTCCTTAAAAGAAGACATTTCTGTTTTGTGTTCCCAAcgactaaaatattcaattctttttttcgTAAGGTGGCATATTTTGATCCgttatattatgtatttttttttcgaaattaaGGTAAATGTAAAATAGGAAATCTTCGTAGAATACTTGTACCTAAAAATGTTTTGTGAAATGTTTATGATATAAAGCACATGAAAAgtttgatatattaaaattttagaaaatatcctTGAGAATATAGTATCATCACTTTCTGTTcaaatttagaatttgaaaaaaaaactcctaATTTGCAgtgttaattttatcaatattttcgtaaaataataatattgcTGTGTAAAAACGTAAACAATggagtcttttttttaaattattatccAAAAAAATGCAATTACTATCAAAAATTTCCCAAGCAAGGCAAGAAAGTGGCTACAAAAGCAATAAATTTTGTAGAGAACCTCTGAATATTGATGTGTTGGAAGAAACACGAACATTCATTGGCAGATAGTTAATGAAGCACGGGAATTCATGGACAAAGAGTAATACACTGCAAAATCTTGTTTCCCTTAAATATTTGCCAAATAACAGTTCTTCTGTAACAATATAgcaataatttcaatttttataataatagttgcttataaaaattacaaatatatcgACCATGCATAGACTTATATGAGCTTTACATTTCAGCATGGTGCTAAAAAAACCTATTGCTACCACATGTAGGTCAAACAGTCTGTAAAAAGCCTCGCTTGCCGCGTCTTACATTGGCCTACTAGTGTTTTACGACTCGCCAGATTACCTGtttctaataaaaaatcattgccgACTTGACGGAATAAAAACTATCATAATCTACGCCAGTACTGTGCATCGGAGAATGTAATGCTTTTAAGAGGAATGGCTTAACCCCAACTATAAAATGAAGTGTTTACATAGGATTTCCTTGCTGTACtccatattttgtgtttttcatgTTTGCAGTCAGGCATCACTTACTAAGGTTGGTAGtgatatttttcattctatttttaTACGCAGTATTTTTATACGTTTATAGTCAtcaacatatgttaaaaaattaaaaaaaggataGTATGTCTCATAATGTAGAAACATCTGCCTTTATAAACAATATAGTAATAAACCAAAAAGGAAAGTGACTTTTTTTTCAGTTCCGTATCTATAAATTACCGTAACAAATACTAGTATAACGTTAAAATGCATTCATGTTTTCTCCGAGTTATTGTCCCTCTAGATCTTCCATACACAATAAAATCCCTTAAACTTTTCATTGAAGTgtgatttgttaaatatttcaagatttgatatattctatataaaaatgttaaatataaataaaaataaaaaatcaatttcctcTATCTTATCACGGTTTCTTGATTTCTTATCACTATAAAATAGTTCATTCAATAAGATTTCTAAGAATTTGTATTAAAACTATGTCATCCTTTTGTTAACTAATAGAGAACTAATATTGGAAAAGAACCACCAAGTCGAGCCGTAGTTTTACAAGGCAGACATGCCAATGTCAAGGCCAGCGCTTCTTCTAGGTTTCCGAAGGGATCCGGATTAGGATCAATCCACGGAAAGTCCCGATCAGTCTCCGGAATGTTGAACTCGATTGACAGCAAAAAAGTACACGACACACTAAAGAACACGGTGGGAAAATCTCTCATTGGACACAAGAATCAATTGATTAACAAAGCCCTCAATGGAATAGCTTTGCTATCCGACGCACAGTCTTTGCCAGGACTTCCTGTAGGAACTGTTTCTGGTGGGAAGCTCTTAAGCAGGGATCACAGATTAGCCCCCTCGACAAGTGTTCGCCATCTTGCTAAACTGAGACGAAGAGTTTCTTCCCCTGGTGGGATTTCATCCAGGACAAGGTCAAAAGTTCGGGTCAAAAGTCACCGTAATATAGGTCGCACTAGAGGAACCAGTTTTAAGAAATCTCACCGAGGACATTTGAATCAGCattcaaatcaaaatggcgGCCTTTCTCTTGGACGACGATCACGTCACAGATCAGCTGGTGCTGGGACAATGGACGTTGGTAGAAATTCTCTTCAGCATGATACAAGACGGTCAAGCTTGCATGGTAGTGAAACAAATCAATTGGGAACATCGCATATTCGTCTTGCAAAGGTTGGACCATCGTTCACATCGTCCATGTCACACACTGCAGATTTGACAAACGCTCGACTTCTAAGGATAGAGCCTTCCAGATCTTTATCTCAATCTGTAACTAAAGGCGTTTCAGACGCACACCTTATTGCGTCTTTACTAGATCAGGGACATTTAGATCACCCTGACCTCACTGCACTGATGCCTAACTTCGTTGCTGAGGAGCCCCAGATCTTCGTTGACAAACAGTCAAATGTCAAGGACACTTATCCTCAGATCGTCGTTGGACGACCGGAACCGCTTCTTGCCGCCCCGATACTTCCGCTTGCTCTCGGATCGGACGGCCATGTGTTGACGTCATCAAATACACAAATCAAAGAGGttctgaaatctgttttaaacaCGTTGTCAAATTCCCAGTCTCTCTCGCAGCAAGGCATCGGATCTCTATTGAGGTCGATTAGGAACACAGTGAACGGCCCCAGGAAATCTCTAGTCACCGGTATCCTGGGACCTAGAATCGAGTTATCACCAATCATTCACGCCGGGTCAAAAGCGGTGTCTACAGAAAATATCATTCGGATAAAAGAGTCCGGCAATGTGTCGCCGATCGTACTGAAGACCGGCGGGCAGTTGGAGATCAGTTCGGGGTTGAACAGGAACCCCACGTTTAAGATTTACGGGTTCAAACCGTCATCCAATGGAGGAAGCAACCACGATGAGAAAGATAGCGAcgacaaaaagaagaaaaactgATAGTAATCTTTAAGACCATGAACACATCAGCAAAGCAATGAAAGCATTTGGTTAAAAGAGAGAAACATCTAACAATTATAGATGGCGTATTCTGGGAATTCTAACAGTATGAAAACACGTTGTAAAGgctttattttacaaaataactaaAACTGTATAATTATACGGTTACTGTACGCAGTATTACGGCAGTGAaacattactattattattatagaGATAATGTGCCATCTTTGATGTTTGGTGTttagaaaatcattaaaaatgaatatcctcCACTCAGTTAAATAGCGTTTTCTTatcttattatttttacatcatttttttttgggggggggggggttcggggggggggggggggatttgcTTACTAGTTTCTTTATATAATGATATTCTCAAAttggacaataaacttgctatttaGTAAATATCAATCGCCGCTTTTCAAAATGGTGCCTTACATTCCCCCCAAAAACCCTTGCTAGTAAAGACATTAAAGTTTTCGTTTGCAATGAAAAACATTCAATCCCAGTTCATATTCTAATAACTCAATTATTTTTAGTCGTTCTGGACATGTGTAACATATCGATTTTATGTTGCTTCCTTTGTTTCTAACTATCTCCTAGGATGCCTTTTCACTCATTTGCTTCGCAAAAATTTGACCAAGTCAAAAGGGCATGGTATAAATTGCAAGAgtgttttgatataaaaaatttaaatatgtacatcAATTGAAAACCGGTGTCCAAGATTTGTtgcatttcataatttttaaccGTACATTTTGGTTATTGACGAAAGCAAAAATTGAATGATAGCTGTGTCTTATTCCAAcgagaaaaaaaactaaataacaTTTTACGTATAAGGACGccgatttgttttgttttgtttgtttgttgtttaattGGTTATGTgccttatttttttgtttgtttttatttttattttattttttttggtggggggagggggggggaagAAACCACAATGGTAaaactaaatatattttaaccatTTGTTTTTTACACCAACCCTAATATCATTCGCCAAGTTGCAAGAACACTTTACTTTACAGCCTGATTTTTAGTGGTGGTCATCTCAAAATTCCCAAAAGCACCAAATGTTGCGATATATCTGAAATATTACAAATGATTGGTACAATGTAttcatcaaaaatttaaaaaaaatgaacataggattagtctgtatataaaattacaaaggCGTACATGTTTACTTTTTATGTTTATCTTATAACTTACTCCTATAAAgctttattttatcataaagcCGCTCAACCACTGACCAACAGACAAATCATAACATTTTCCCAATAAAGTGTCGaagtatttttatctgtatgttATGTATCGTGTTAAATTGAATAACTGGtatcaaaaatatcattaaaaagtttaaatacacTTTATTTAACTTCA encodes:
- the LOC105322657 gene encoding uncharacterized protein; this encodes MKCLHRISLLYSIFCVFHVCSQASLTKRTNIGKEPPSRAVVLQGRHANVKASASSRFPKGSGLGSIHGKSRSVSGMLNSIDSKKVHDTLKNTVGKSLIGHKNQLINKALNGIALLSDAQSLPGLPVGTVSGGKLLSRDHRLAPSTSVRHLAKLRRRVSSPGGISSRTRSKVRVKSHRNIGRTRGTSFKKSHRGHLNQHSNQNGGLSLGRRSRHRSAGAGTMDVGRNSLQHDTRRSSLHGSETNQLGTSHIRLAKVGPSFTSSMSHTADLTNARLLRIEPSRSLSQSVTKGVSDAHLIASLLDQGHLDHPDLTALMPNFVAEEPQIFVDKQSNVKDTYPQIVVGRPEPLLAAPILPLALGSDGHVLTSSNTQIKEVLKSVLNTLSNSQSLSQQGIGSLLRSIRNTVNGPRKSLVTGILGPRIELSPIIHAGSKAVSTENIIRIKESGNVSPIVLKTGGQLEISSGLNRNPTFKIYGFKPSSNGGSNHDEKDSDDKKKKN